A single region of the Marinitoga litoralis genome encodes:
- a CDS encoding metallophosphoesterase family protein: MIKCLLISDIHIPTRSRYEYLEKIDFNKYDYILAMGDFVEENLLFYFKAQKPIFYGVFGNMDDYDVKFTLPEKRIIKLGNYNIGMIHGHQEGWGDPTKLVRRFQNIDILLYGHSHRQDDKIIDGIRCINPGAFCDRKYAELEIRSDEILIHWMEA; this comes from the coding sequence ATGATTAAATGCCTTTTGATTTCCGATATCCATATACCAACAAGAAGTAGATATGAATATTTAGAAAAAATAGATTTTAATAAATACGATTATATATTAGCAATGGGTGATTTTGTAGAAGAAAATTTGTTATTTTATTTTAAAGCGCAAAAACCTATATTCTATGGAGTTTTTGGAAATATGGATGATTATGATGTGAAATTCACATTACCAGAAAAAAGAATAATAAAATTAGGAAATTATAATATAGGTATGATACATGGACATCAAGAAGGTTGGGGAGATCCTACTAAATTAGTAAGAAGATTTCAAAATATTGATATATTATTATATGGACATTCGCATAGGCAAGATGATAAGATTATAGATGGAATTAGATGCATTAATCCAGGAGCATTTTGTGATAGAAAATATGCAGAATTAGAGATAAGGAGTGATGAGATATTAATACATTGGATGGAAGCTTAA
- a CDS encoding ExsB family protein: MDGSLNLKIEQIKAEIKNIVGDNTLYVAFSGGMDSTIAAFLAKEALGPDKVKLVNVLFGPFAYSKSVEAVLKTADELGLEIEFADKHQAQYAIMKKGPNCNQCTKTLKMEGVKDVAKDSLVATGANQSDSWGKTCIKVMNNLYSPIIGLTKDELREIVKKYNLNIRKVGENAHREGCKLKHLLKMLVSMDYHGRAVSYANEIIHDVLDRYNYKREIANVKIIGPLSKNIALINIKPYPPKEIYDEIVELLEIEESIDEVYIIDRPIELVVSANPGIYGNEESKYWVEKGKLQPEFAAPIKVVWKRSKNERLSTFHAVDFRFIEE, translated from the coding sequence TTGGATGGAAGCTTAAACTTAAAAATTGAACAAATAAAAGCAGAGATAAAAAATATAGTAGGCGATAATACATTATATGTTGCATTTTCTGGTGGTATGGATAGCACTATTGCAGCATTTTTAGCTAAAGAAGCTCTAGGACCAGATAAAGTAAAATTAGTAAATGTTTTATTTGGACCTTTCGCATATTCAAAAAGTGTAGAAGCAGTATTAAAAACAGCAGACGAGTTAGGTCTTGAAATAGAATTTGCAGATAAACATCAAGCTCAATATGCAATAATGAAAAAAGGACCTAATTGTAACCAATGTACTAAAACACTGAAAATGGAAGGTGTAAAAGATGTTGCAAAAGATAGTTTAGTTGCAACAGGAGCTAATCAATCCGATTCATGGGGGAAAACATGTATAAAAGTTATGAATAATCTATATTCTCCAATAATAGGATTGACAAAGGACGAATTAAGAGAAATAGTAAAAAAATATAATTTAAATATTAGAAAAGTTGGAGAAAATGCTCATAGAGAAGGGTGTAAGTTAAAACATCTTTTAAAAATGTTAGTGTCAATGGATTATCATGGAAGAGCTGTTTCTTATGCAAATGAAATCATTCACGATGTTTTAGATAGATACAACTATAAAAGGGAAATAGCCAATGTAAAAATTATAGGTCCATTATCAAAAAATATAGCATTAATAAACATTAAACCATATCCACCAAAAGAAATATATGATGAAATAGTTGAATTATTAGAAATTGAAGAAAGTATAGATGAAGTTTATATAATAGATAGACCAATAGAATTAGTAGTAAGTGCTAATCCAGGAATATATGGAAATGAAGAATCAAAATATTGGGTGGAAAAAGGTAAATTACAACCTGAATTTGCTGCTCCAATAAAAGTTGTATGGAAAAGATCAAAAAATGAAAGATTATCGACATTTCATGCGGTAGACTTCCGATTTATTGAGGAGTGA
- the lnt gene encoding apolipoprotein N-acyltransferase translates to MNYLIPIFSGFLTGLAMPGNLFSFLIWFSVAPFLYSFSKSKGTFERLFKVFLYSYSLMFTTLWWEIPVLSKNIPEVINAFPGYIGILSFFLMIFILTIPYYIIWLLGELYFRKSRVINFKSLLLFSTFSYAAAEVLKQFGDLAFTGGNLSDALYLHTGLLQILPFTGTIGLSILILIVNSIIAFIPNRERIKYSIVIIGSLYLINFTVAEKLPLVKTNENAVKISVFQTNVPQEVKYSDNTWSSYVEISNYLQENNDNTELLILPEAVFIRDIRDTEIFRIIQEAIKLSEKNWIIGFPTVDLEKKEYYNSALYLNKNGEIEKIYNKIKLMPFAEFLPYESIFKMFSFFKLVNYYTQGNEYSVLDLNENKFSVQICFETYFPEVSRNFVKNGAQFLVAITNDGWFSQKTALIQHFSKGVFRAVENRRTFVQVSNTGITGIIDKYGRIVETLPIKTYASQNFYVPIENEQTVYNKYANIIIVLVLLLAIIFSLV, encoded by the coding sequence TTGAATTATTTAATACCTATTTTCTCAGGTTTTTTAACAGGGCTTGCAATGCCTGGGAACCTTTTTTCATTTTTGATTTGGTTTTCAGTTGCTCCATTTTTGTACTCATTTTCAAAATCTAAAGGAACATTTGAAAGATTATTTAAAGTATTCCTATACTCATATTCATTAATGTTTACCACATTATGGTGGGAAATACCCGTTTTATCAAAAAATATTCCAGAAGTAATCAATGCTTTTCCGGGGTATATAGGTATTTTATCCTTTTTCTTAATGATATTTATTCTAACTATACCATATTATATTATTTGGCTTTTAGGTGAGTTGTATTTTAGGAAATCAAGAGTAATAAATTTTAAATCATTATTATTATTTTCTACATTTTCATATGCCGCAGCAGAAGTTTTAAAACAGTTTGGTGATTTAGCTTTTACTGGTGGTAATTTATCAGATGCATTGTATTTGCATACGGGATTATTGCAAATATTGCCTTTTACAGGAACAATAGGTTTAAGTATTTTGATATTAATAGTTAATTCAATTATAGCTTTTATTCCAAACAGAGAAAGAATTAAATATAGTATTGTTATTATAGGATCTTTGTATTTAATAAATTTCACAGTGGCAGAAAAATTGCCTTTAGTAAAAACAAATGAAAATGCAGTAAAAATTAGCGTTTTTCAAACAAATGTACCTCAAGAAGTTAAATACTCAGACAATACTTGGAGTTCATATGTAGAAATCTCAAATTATTTACAAGAAAATAATGATAATACTGAATTATTAATATTACCAGAAGCTGTGTTTATAAGAGATATTAGGGATACAGAAATATTTAGAATAATACAAGAAGCAATAAAATTATCAGAGAAAAACTGGATAATAGGATTTCCAACGGTGGATCTTGAAAAAAAAGAATATTATAATAGTGCATTATATTTAAATAAAAATGGTGAAATTGAAAAAATATATAACAAAATTAAATTAATGCCTTTTGCAGAATTTTTACCATATGAGAGTATATTTAAAATGTTCTCATTTTTTAAATTAGTAAATTATTATACACAAGGAAATGAATATTCAGTATTAGATTTAAATGAAAATAAATTCAGTGTACAAATTTGTTTTGAAACATACTTTCCTGAAGTATCCAGAAATTTTGTTAAAAACGGAGCTCAATTTTTAGTCGCAATAACAAATGATGGATGGTTTAGTCAAAAAACAGCATTAATACAACATTTCTCAAAAGGAGTATTTAGAGCTGTTGAAAATAGAAGAACATTTGTACAAGTTTCAAATACAGGAATAACAGGTATAATAGATAAATATGGAAGAATAGTTGAAACATTACCAATAAAAACATATGCAAGCCAAAACTTCTATGTACCAATAGAAAATGAACAAACAGTATATAATAAGTATGCAAATATCATTATTGTTTTAGTATTATTATTAGCTATTATTTTTAGTTTAGTTTAA
- a CDS encoding MBL fold metallo-hydrolase: MKWFGHSCFGIEENNIKVLTDPFKETVGYPIPKYEPDIITESHQHFDHNAHYLFKNQFMLINTPGVHNAKGVKITGLKTYHDKTHGHERGENIIFKFEFSNGITIAHCGDLGHIPDKSIMKELQGIDILMIPVGGYYTIDAKQAKEIVEIIKPKIIMPMHYKTNFIDFPINYVDNFVDLFDIPVVKLEKEFEVDEVKESKIFLFRLKEV; the protein is encoded by the coding sequence ATAAAATGGTTTGGTCATTCATGTTTTGGAATTGAAGAAAATAATATAAAAGTATTAACAGATCCGTTTAAAGAAACAGTGGGGTATCCTATTCCCAAATATGAACCAGATATAATTACAGAAAGTCATCAACATTTTGATCACAATGCACACTACTTATTTAAAAATCAATTTATGCTAATCAACACACCTGGTGTGCATAATGCTAAAGGAGTAAAAATAACAGGATTAAAGACATATCATGATAAGACGCATGGACATGAAAGAGGAGAAAATATTATATTTAAATTTGAATTTTCTAACGGTATAACTATAGCTCATTGTGGAGATTTAGGACATATACCAGATAAATCTATAATGAAAGAATTACAAGGAATAGATATATTAATGATTCCAGTAGGAGGATATTATACAATAGATGCAAAACAAGCAAAAGAAATTGTGGAAATTATAAAACCAAAAATAATAATGCCAATGCATTACAAAACAAATTTTATAGATTTTCCAATTAATTATGTTGATAATTTTGTAGATTTGTTTGATATTCCTGTAGTAAAATTAGAAAAAGAATTTGAAGTTGATGAAGTAAAGGAATCAAAAATTTTTTTGTTTAGACTTAAAGAGGTGTAA
- a CDS encoding DUF4382 domain-containing protein: MKKIIFFMAILLIFLNSCFKPNNSNDYSTITFYLTDSPNNDIKKAEILVKEIRFTTDSTDIVLLNNEKVDFLTLAGDLKELKGIDINDESVLKNAKINITLDSTIDLGNKSINFDSTSIELELSYYNINIGRDYNIIIDLDLATSLSGDSNFNPKFRTWMVADSLADYRTITGYVYDYEENKNPKVNRPVAIITKDSSELLYSTITNSEGKFAFKKIKLPLKDLEIAVLYSGATIESTNISSYIIIDSVKELSPSIENINLYIGDF, encoded by the coding sequence ATGAAAAAAATTATATTTTTTATGGCTATATTACTAATATTTTTAAATAGTTGTTTTAAACCAAATAATTCTAATGATTATTCCACCATAACCTTTTATTTAACAGATTCACCAAATAATGATATTAAAAAAGCAGAAATATTAGTAAAGGAAATAAGATTTACTACTGATTCTACAGATATAGTATTATTAAATAATGAAAAGGTAGATTTTTTAACTCTTGCTGGTGATTTAAAAGAATTAAAAGGTATTGATATTAATGATGAAAGTGTTCTAAAGAATGCAAAAATTAACATAACCCTTGATTCAACTATAGATTTGGGAAATAAATCTATCAACTTTGATTCAACTTCCATTGAATTAGAATTATCATATTATAATATTAATATTGGAAGAGATTATAATATCATAATAGATTTAGATTTAGCAACGTCATTAAGTGGAGATAGTAATTTTAATCCTAAATTTAGAACATGGATGGTTGCAGATTCATTGGCTGATTACAGGACAATAACTGGATATGTATACGATTATGAAGAAAATAAAAATCCTAAAGTAAATAGACCAGTAGCTATTATAACAAAAGATTCTTCAGAATTATTATATTCTACAATAACTAATTCTGAGGGGAAGTTCGCATTTAAAAAGATTAAATTACCTTTAAAGGATTTAGAAATAGCAGTATTATATTCAGGAGCTACAATAGAATCAACAAATATTAGTAGTTATATTATTATAGACAGTGTAAAGGAATTAAGTCCAAGTATTGAAAATATCAATTTATACATTGGAGATTTTTAA
- a CDS encoding bifunctional enoyl-CoA hydratase/phosphate acetyltransferase: MKTLKEVIEKAKTVSKKRVVVVGAEDMEALKAVSAAYDEGFVEPVLVGKKEIIEENLKELGREFDIIVAQTEEEAAEQGVRLVSSGAADIVMKGLIKTSKLLKAVLNKEWGLRTGSVLSHVAVIETEALDSLKIVTDGGMIIKPTLDQKVAIINNAVELAHSMGNGNPNVALLAAVEVVNPDMPETMEAAIITQMNKRGQIKGCIVDGPLALDNALSEMAAKIKKIDSEVAGHADILVVPDIHAGNILGKSAIYLANGKIAGLVLGAKAPIVIVSRADTAESKLASLALATLKAE; the protein is encoded by the coding sequence TTGAAGACATTAAAAGAGGTTATAGAAAAAGCTAAAACTGTAAGTAAAAAAAGAGTAGTTGTTGTTGGTGCTGAAGACATGGAAGCATTAAAAGCTGTATCTGCAGCATATGATGAAGGTTTTGTAGAACCTGTATTAGTAGGTAAAAAAGAGATTATTGAAGAGAATTTAAAAGAATTAGGAAGAGAATTTGATATTATTGTTGCACAAACAGAAGAAGAAGCTGCCGAACAGGGAGTGAGATTAGTTTCTTCAGGAGCTGCAGACATTGTAATGAAAGGACTTATAAAAACATCAAAATTATTAAAAGCTGTTTTAAATAAAGAATGGGGTTTAAGAACAGGTAGTGTATTAAGTCATGTAGCTGTTATTGAAACAGAAGCTTTAGATTCATTAAAAATAGTCACAGATGGCGGAATGATAATAAAACCAACATTAGATCAAAAAGTTGCAATTATTAACAATGCAGTAGAATTAGCTCATTCAATGGGAAATGGAAATCCAAATGTTGCATTATTAGCAGCAGTTGAAGTTGTAAATCCAGATATGCCCGAAACTATGGAAGCTGCAATAATAACTCAAATGAATAAAAGAGGTCAAATCAAAGGATGTATTGTTGATGGACCATTGGCATTAGATAATGCATTAAGTGAAATGGCAGCAAAAATAAAGAAAATAGATAGCGAAGTAGCAGGACATGCAGATATTTTAGTAGTTCCAGATATACATGCAGGAAATATATTAGGAAAATCTGCAATATATCTTGCAAATGGTAAAATTGCTGGACTTGTATTAGGCGCAAAGGCTCCAATAGTTATAGTATCTAGAGCAGATACTGCAGAATCAAAATTAGCTTCTTTAGCTTTAGCAACATTAAAAGCTGAATAA
- a CDS encoding TetR/AcrR family transcriptional regulator, with protein sequence MVLTNKNKRVIIKSNVRFKGGDNINSLKERILNASIELFYKKGFVATGVREISKKAKVSPSMINYHFGSKNGILKEIMELFFSYLEEFLNNEHVEEKNFEERIRTAIKSLVLALRNNEKMFKIIMTQIPDDDLDLIEYRTEKMKKIILGRIFLEEFKGFNSNIKYEIIGPALSGMIFSHFLLKDIATQISGKIFDDEFYEIYPDYIADIFLYGALKKLKD encoded by the coding sequence ATGGTATTGACAAACAAAAATAAAAGAGTTATAATTAAATCGAACGTTCGTTTTAAGGGTGGTGATAATATTAATTCTTTAAAAGAAAGAATATTAAATGCATCTATAGAATTATTTTATAAAAAAGGTTTTGTAGCTACAGGAGTTAGAGAAATATCTAAAAAAGCAAAAGTTAGTCCGTCTATGATAAATTATCATTTTGGTTCAAAAAATGGAATTTTAAAAGAGATAATGGAACTTTTCTTTTCCTATCTGGAAGAATTTTTAAACAATGAACATGTAGAAGAGAAAAATTTTGAAGAAAGAATAAGAACTGCAATTAAGTCTTTAGTATTAGCTTTAAGAAATAATGAGAAAATGTTTAAAATCATTATGACTCAAATTCCAGATGATGATCTTGATTTAATTGAATATAGAACAGAAAAAATGAAAAAGATCATATTAGGAAGAATATTTTTAGAGGAGTTTAAAGGGTTTAATAGTAATATTAAGTATGAAATAATAGGTCCAGCATTAAGCGGTATGATATTTTCTCATTTTTTATTAAAAGATATAGCTACTCAAATTTCAGGAAAAATATTTGATGATGAATTTTATGAAATTTATCCAGATTATATAGCGGATATATTCTTATATGGTGCTTTAAAAAAATTAAAGGATTAA